A stretch of the Streptomyces venezuelae genome encodes the following:
- a CDS encoding peptidase inhibitor family I36 protein, giving the protein MFRMKKTLAAATLAVSAVLTATLPAAVAVAADGHLYVWEHTGAGGAGCRWSGDDSDYRYNTGCGDMNDKVSSAKNDGYSGSYEDVLFYENISRRGSFVCLPNGVYWSSMPDGWNDRASSHSWADAC; this is encoded by the coding sequence ATGTTCCGAATGAAGAAGACCCTTGCCGCGGCGACGCTCGCCGTCTCCGCCGTACTCACCGCCACCCTGCCGGCCGCCGTCGCCGTCGCCGCCGACGGCCACCTGTACGTGTGGGAGCACACCGGTGCCGGTGGCGCCGGCTGTCGCTGGAGCGGAGACGACAGCGACTACCGTTACAACACCGGCTGCGGCGACATGAACGACAAGGTGTCCTCCGCCAAGAACGACGGCTACTCGGGCAGTTACGAGGACGTCCTCTTCTACGAGAACATCAGCCGTCGCGGCTCCTTTGTCTGCCTGCCCAACGGCGTCTACTGGAGCAGTATGCCGGACGGCTGGAACGACCGCGCCTCCTCGCACAGCTGGGCCGACGCCTGCTGA
- a CDS encoding SigE family RNA polymerase sigma factor, translating to MQAEQEAQFQSFVSARWTHLVRTAYLLTGNPHDAEDLTQTALAKAYRSWRRVWRSDNPEAYVRRMLVTCNSDRFRKRRVAERLTATPPDTSAGDSGVAWAEERNALMTALAELPARQRAVVVLRYWEDLSEAEVADALGCSPGTVKSQASKALAKLRAHPGLAQLVEGPVRTTTTRQGAA from the coding sequence ATGCAAGCCGAGCAAGAAGCTCAGTTCCAGTCCTTCGTCAGCGCACGATGGACTCATCTGGTACGGACGGCGTACCTGCTGACGGGCAATCCGCACGATGCGGAGGACCTGACCCAGACCGCACTGGCGAAGGCCTACCGGTCCTGGCGCCGGGTGTGGCGCAGCGACAACCCGGAGGCGTATGTCCGCCGGATGCTGGTCACCTGCAACAGCGACCGCTTCCGCAAGCGGCGGGTCGCCGAGCGGCTGACGGCCACCCCGCCGGACACGTCCGCAGGCGACTCCGGCGTGGCCTGGGCCGAGGAGCGGAACGCACTGATGACCGCGCTGGCCGAGCTCCCGGCCCGGCAGCGGGCCGTGGTGGTCCTGCGGTACTGGGAGGACCTCTCGGAGGCCGAGGTCGCCGACGCCCTGGGGTGTTCCCCGGGCACGGTCAAGAGCCAGGCCTCCAAGGCGCTGGCGAAACTGCGCGCCCATCCCGGGCTGGCGCAGCTGGTGGAGGGACCGGTCCGTACGACGACGACACGGCAGGGGGCAGCATGA
- a CDS encoding glycoside hydrolase family 19 protein, which produces MIRVRALRRRALALAATGAAVAGLSVVLPANSAAAAACTAAWSSSSVYTGGMTASHNGHNWKAKWWTQGETPGTTGEWGVWADQGSCGSGGGTDPDPGNPSGFVVSEAQFNQMFPNRNPFYTYNGLVSALSAYPGFAKTGDDTTKRREAAAFLANVSHETGGLVHIVEQNTANYPHYCDATQPYGCPAGQAAYYGRGPIQLSWNFNYKAAGDALGINLLANPYLVEQDPAIAMKTALWYWNTQNGPGTMTAHAAMVNGAGFGETIRSINGALECNGGNPAQVQSRVTKYQQFTQLLGVTPGNNLTC; this is translated from the coding sequence GTGATACGCGTACGCGCACTACGCCGCCGCGCCCTCGCCCTGGCCGCCACCGGTGCAGCGGTCGCCGGCCTGTCCGTCGTCCTCCCGGCGAACTCCGCCGCAGCCGCCGCCTGTACGGCCGCCTGGTCCTCGTCCTCCGTGTACACCGGCGGCATGACCGCCTCGCACAACGGCCACAACTGGAAGGCCAAGTGGTGGACCCAGGGCGAGACGCCGGGGACCACCGGAGAGTGGGGTGTCTGGGCGGACCAGGGCAGCTGCGGCAGTGGCGGCGGAACGGACCCGGACCCCGGCAACCCGTCCGGATTCGTGGTGAGCGAGGCCCAGTTCAACCAGATGTTCCCGAACCGGAACCCCTTCTACACCTACAACGGCCTGGTCTCGGCGCTCTCCGCCTACCCCGGCTTCGCCAAGACCGGCGACGACACCACCAAGCGCCGGGAGGCCGCGGCCTTCCTCGCCAACGTGTCCCACGAGACGGGCGGCCTGGTCCACATCGTCGAGCAGAACACCGCCAACTACCCCCACTACTGCGATGCCACCCAGCCCTACGGCTGCCCGGCCGGCCAGGCCGCGTACTACGGCCGCGGTCCCATCCAGCTCAGCTGGAACTTCAACTACAAGGCGGCCGGTGACGCCCTGGGCATCAACCTGCTCGCCAACCCCTACCTGGTGGAGCAGGATCCGGCCATCGCCATGAAGACGGCCCTGTGGTACTGGAACACGCAGAACGGGCCGGGCACGATGACCGCGCACGCGGCCATGGTCAACGGCGCGGGCTTCGGCGAGACCATCCGTTCCATCAACGGCGCCCTGGAGTGCAACGGCGGCAACCCCGCGCAGGTGCAGAGCCGGGTCACCAAGTACCAGCAGTTCACCCAGCTGCTGGGGGTCACCCCGGGCAACAACCTGACCTGCTGA
- a CDS encoding HAD family hydrolase — protein MNRAALFDVDGTLADTNHLHVTCWWEAFRQAGHKVAMHDIHRAIGLPGADLLAHLLGDDRDTGGDDRLSTAHDVLYGAYFDRLPALDSAGALLRELDRRGWRVVLVTSAGEAELAALRKAIDADEAITATASADDVSEGKPAPEPVLHALELAGAPAAGAVFVGDTVWDMKAGTRAGVTCVGLLSGGIPQADLEAAGAGTVYRDPAELLRRLDGSPFGTA, from the coding sequence ATGAACCGGGCCGCGCTCTTCGATGTCGACGGGACCCTCGCCGACACCAATCACCTGCACGTCACATGCTGGTGGGAAGCGTTCCGCCAGGCCGGCCACAAGGTGGCGATGCACGACATCCACCGGGCGATCGGCCTGCCCGGGGCGGATCTGCTCGCCCATCTGCTCGGCGACGACCGCGACACCGGCGGGGACGACCGGCTGAGCACCGCGCACGACGTCCTCTACGGCGCGTATTTCGACCGGCTGCCGGCCCTGGACTCGGCCGGCGCACTGCTGCGCGAACTGGACCGGCGGGGCTGGCGGGTCGTGCTCGTCACCTCCGCGGGGGAAGCGGAGCTGGCGGCCCTGCGGAAGGCCATCGACGCCGACGAGGCCATCACCGCGACGGCCAGCGCCGATGACGTGAGCGAGGGGAAACCGGCCCCTGAGCCGGTGCTGCACGCCCTCGAGCTGGCCGGTGCGCCCGCGGCCGGCGCCGTGTTCGTCGGGGACACGGTGTGGGACATGAAGGCGGGCACCCGGGCCGGGGTCACCTGCGTGGGCCTGCTCAGCGGCGGTATTCCGCAGGCCGATCTCGAGGCGGCCGGAGCCGGGACCGTGTACCGGGACCCGGCCGAACTGCTCCGCCGGCTCGACGGGAGCCCGTTCGGCACGGCGTAG
- a CDS encoding glutamate--cysteine ligase gives MALTAPQRGAVEQALTRPATPQLTMGVEEEFLLVDRRSRAPAGRAPRVIDAARPLLGMQVQREFFTVQVEACTAPTASLTAIREELARNRAVLRAAAAGEDCLLVASGTAVIPSDGPLTVTEGARYQRMSTRYAAVLGARDRVVCGCHVHIGVTCRAQALALANHLRPWLPVLQSIAANSPYSRGRDTGYASRRAVDHARWPTVGPAPVLDEDSYERLANALVRGGTLLDRAMIYWYARPSEHVPTVEIRVADSNADIEVTVLLAALVRGLATALLPEADRGGPPPVPPCELLCAAHRQAARHGLEGAGLDLATGLHVPAWHLVDRLLVRAAPGLEAAGDLARVAGLLDRLRTTGTGAARQREAFRRHGRLSDVVDGLARTTAAA, from the coding sequence ATGGCCCTGACCGCTCCCCAGCGGGGAGCCGTGGAGCAGGCCCTCACCCGGCCCGCCACCCCACAGCTCACCATGGGTGTGGAGGAAGAGTTCCTGTTGGTGGACCGCCGCAGCCGCGCCCCGGCCGGCCGTGCACCCCGCGTCATCGACGCCGCCCGGCCGCTGCTCGGCATGCAGGTGCAGCGGGAGTTCTTCACCGTCCAGGTGGAAGCCTGTACCGCCCCGACCGCCAGCCTCACCGCGATACGGGAGGAGCTGGCCCGCAACCGGGCCGTGCTCCGCGCCGCCGCGGCCGGTGAGGACTGTCTCCTCGTCGCCTCGGGAACGGCCGTGATCCCATCGGACGGCCCCCTGACCGTCACCGAGGGTGCCCGCTACCAGCGCATGAGCACCCGCTACGCCGCCGTCCTCGGCGCCCGCGACCGGGTGGTGTGCGGCTGCCACGTCCACATCGGCGTCACCTGCCGCGCCCAGGCCCTGGCCCTCGCCAACCACCTCCGGCCCTGGCTGCCCGTGCTCCAGTCCATCGCCGCCAACTCGCCGTACAGCCGGGGGAGGGACACGGGGTACGCGAGCCGGCGGGCCGTCGATCATGCCCGCTGGCCGACCGTGGGTCCGGCCCCCGTTCTGGACGAGGACTCCTACGAACGCCTCGCGAACGCCCTCGTCCGCGGCGGAACGCTGCTCGACCGGGCGATGATCTACTGGTACGCCCGGCCCTCCGAGCACGTACCGACGGTGGAGATCCGGGTCGCCGACAGCAACGCCGACATCGAAGTGACCGTATTGCTGGCGGCCCTGGTCCGGGGCCTGGCCACGGCCCTGCTCCCGGAGGCCGACCGGGGCGGCCCGCCGCCGGTTCCGCCGTGCGAGCTGCTGTGCGCGGCCCACCGGCAGGCGGCCCGGCACGGGCTGGAAGGCGCCGGCCTGGACCTGGCCACCGGCCTGCACGTGCCCGCCTGGCATCTGGTCGACCGGCTCCTTGTCCGGGCGGCACCGGGCCTGGAGGCGGCCGGCGACCTCGCCCGCGTCGCCGGACTCCTCGACCGGCTCCGCACCACCGGCACCGGCGCGGCCCGCCAGCGCGAGGCGTTCCGGCGCCACGGCCGGCTGTCCGACGTGGTGGACGGCCTCGCGAGGACCACGGCCGCCGCCTGA
- a CDS encoding pyridoxal 5'-phosphate synthase encodes MAPMSTDGTRDFHETLHSLRVWDTELPAFDTAAAPAEPLPLFREWFVHAARAGQTEPHTMGLATADAEGRPDVRILMLHDADERGWHFASHSTSTKGRQLADRPDAALLFYWPAVGRQVRIRGRVSAAGPEESRADLAVRTRGALAAALTGRQSEVLGSAEELERASVAAWERAGTEPDAPAPTWTRYVLQAAEAEFFQGAATRRHVRLRYRRTPAGTWTRDLLWP; translated from the coding sequence ATGGCCCCCATGAGCACTGACGGCACCCGCGACTTCCACGAGACCCTGCACTCCCTGCGCGTGTGGGACACCGAGCTCCCCGCCTTCGACACCGCCGCGGCCCCCGCCGAGCCGCTGCCGCTGTTCCGGGAATGGTTCGTCCACGCCGCCCGGGCCGGACAGACCGAGCCGCACACCATGGGCCTGGCCACCGCGGATGCCGAGGGGCGGCCCGACGTACGCATCCTGATGCTGCACGACGCCGACGAGCGCGGCTGGCACTTCGCCTCGCACTCCACCAGCACCAAGGGCCGCCAGCTCGCGGACCGCCCCGATGCCGCCCTCCTCTTCTACTGGCCCGCCGTCGGCCGGCAGGTGCGCATCCGGGGACGGGTGTCCGCCGCCGGCCCCGAGGAGAGCCGGGCCGACCTGGCCGTCCGCACCCGCGGGGCGCTCGCGGCGGCCCTCACCGGGCGCCAGAGCGAAGTGCTCGGCTCTGCCGAGGAGCTGGAGCGGGCTTCGGTCGCCGCCTGGGAGCGGGCCGGCACCGAGCCGGACGCCCCCGCACCCACCTGGACGCGGTACGTCCTCCAGGCCGCCGAGGCCGAGTTCTTCCAGGGCGCCGCCACCCGCCGCCACGTCCGCCTCCGCTACCGCCGGACCCCCGCCGGCACCTGGACCCGCGACCTCCTGTGGCCGTGA
- a CDS encoding amidohydrolase family protein, translating to MAEGSGPQPAEDLVSLRFTRATNGAATATATGDRFVAEVQNILWSLPPDGSPATPLTPPDLEPGRPVFSPDGRRVAMSAYRGGAFHIWVMDADGTGLRRLTDGPFDHRAPAWSPDGRRLAFCSERGGDPVAGSPYRIWTVPLTGGPPRRLTGLPGQNGPGQSGEWEDYDPVWSPDGSRVWFVRGTFIPGPDTLTARTLVSVPADPAGRADATGPVRTVRTEHTATAGRLLCPALSPAGRTAWLSAAPGPRKAESLTLVVDGRPVALDGDLAPAPPRWIGDDRLLITLDGRFRVIRPHRDATGREIPLDATLSVPRPRYRPKEYVLEAERSRPVRGIHQPALSPDGRSIAFAALNALWIAPVTRGAGGAPRKIVQAPATAYLQGPVWTPDGRALLYTDDRDGLNAVRRTELSGTGTAAGTGFGTGRDSVLAPGGRVHGVLSPDGTRLAALDLTGRLTVRDLATGTETPLVPALGGGGLPGPPSWSPDGRHLALCDRNRLSRRFREGHNLTRIVDTATGAARLHALAPHTSLSDRYASGPVWSPDGRFLACIAESALWLLPVTPDGTPAGPARRLTDEPADHPSWSGDSRTLLYQSCARLRLLTLDPDGAPAAAPRTVPVSLTYRRPAPVDTVVHAGLLWDATGSAPRADVDILISGGRITAVEPHRRGRRATRTVDASTGTVLPGLWDSHIHPYTDTYGARQGALHLAYGITTAVSLGGSGYEQARLREDIRSGRLAGPRLLAGGELLDGSRVAYSMGRAHRTREGFARSLARAVALDWDFVKTYVRAPYADMAEAARFAHDRLGVPAGSHLCSHGIQAGQDLTTHLVATERAESGHGATPSGHTYQDTVEVYTRGRFDLVATPFTALPLLGADPAAAADPRVTGLMPPWDVAAVRTAAARPPTAEQEAALEREVAVYRRVLADGGRLALGTDAPLTPVGLHLHLSLRALHRYGMTPAEALTTVTRTPARVFGVADRLGTVEPGKIADLTVVDGDPFTDFADLIRVRAALRGGTLTERRAPERARTAPRPPAAPEDGWEGVLHQMLRDSCCTGHPDGPPDPAVPYR from the coding sequence ATGGCCGAAGGCTCCGGCCCGCAGCCGGCCGAAGACCTGGTGAGCCTGCGGTTCACCCGGGCCACCAATGGCGCGGCGACCGCCACCGCCACCGGGGACCGGTTCGTCGCCGAGGTGCAGAACATCCTCTGGTCACTGCCCCCGGACGGCTCGCCCGCCACCCCGCTCACCCCGCCCGACCTGGAGCCCGGCCGTCCGGTGTTCTCCCCGGACGGCCGCCGGGTCGCGATGTCCGCCTACCGCGGCGGCGCCTTCCACATCTGGGTGATGGACGCGGACGGCACCGGTCTGCGCAGGCTCACCGACGGCCCCTTCGACCACCGCGCCCCCGCCTGGTCGCCCGACGGGCGCCGGCTCGCCTTCTGCTCCGAGCGCGGCGGAGATCCGGTGGCCGGCAGCCCGTACCGGATCTGGACCGTCCCCCTCACCGGCGGGCCCCCACGGCGGCTGACCGGCCTGCCCGGCCAGAACGGCCCCGGGCAGAGCGGCGAGTGGGAGGACTACGACCCGGTCTGGTCCCCGGACGGCTCCCGGGTGTGGTTCGTCCGAGGCACTTTCATCCCGGGCCCGGACACCCTCACCGCCCGGACCCTGGTCTCCGTCCCCGCCGACCCGGCCGGCCGCGCCGATGCCACCGGGCCCGTACGCACCGTACGCACCGAACACACCGCCACCGCCGGCCGGCTGCTCTGTCCGGCGCTCTCCCCGGCCGGCCGGACCGCCTGGCTGTCCGCCGCCCCCGGTCCCCGCAAGGCCGAGAGCCTGACCCTGGTCGTCGACGGCCGCCCGGTCGCCCTCGACGGGGACCTCGCCCCCGCACCGCCGCGCTGGATCGGCGACGACCGGCTGCTGATCACCCTGGACGGCCGGTTCCGGGTGATCCGCCCGCACCGGGACGCGACCGGCCGCGAAATCCCCCTCGACGCCACCCTGTCCGTACCCCGCCCCCGCTACCGGCCCAAGGAGTACGTCCTCGAAGCGGAACGCAGCCGCCCGGTCCGTGGCATCCACCAGCCCGCCCTCTCGCCCGACGGCCGCAGCATCGCCTTCGCCGCGCTCAACGCGCTCTGGATCGCCCCGGTCACCCGGGGAGCCGGGGGAGCCCCGCGGAAGATCGTCCAGGCCCCCGCCACCGCCTACCTCCAGGGACCGGTGTGGACCCCGGACGGCCGGGCCCTCCTCTACACCGACGACCGCGACGGGCTGAACGCCGTACGCCGCACAGAACTGTCCGGCACGGGCACGGCTGCGGGCACCGGCTTCGGCACCGGCCGGGACAGCGTCCTCGCCCCGGGCGGTCGCGTCCACGGGGTCCTCTCACCCGACGGCACCCGCCTCGCCGCCCTCGACCTCACCGGCCGTCTGACGGTCCGCGACCTCGCCACCGGTACCGAAACCCCCCTGGTCCCGGCCCTCGGCGGCGGCGGCCTGCCCGGCCCGCCCAGCTGGTCCCCCGACGGCCGCCACCTCGCCCTCTGCGACCGCAACCGGCTCAGCCGCCGCTTCCGCGAAGGCCACAACCTCACCCGGATCGTCGACACCGCCACCGGCGCCGCCCGCCTCCACGCCCTGGCCCCGCACACCTCCCTCTCCGACCGCTACGCCTCCGGCCCCGTCTGGTCCCCCGACGGCCGCTTCCTCGCCTGTATCGCCGAATCGGCCCTCTGGCTGCTCCCGGTCACCCCCGACGGCACCCCGGCCGGCCCGGCCCGCCGCCTCACCGACGAGCCCGCCGATCACCCCTCCTGGTCCGGGGATTCGCGCACCCTCCTCTACCAGTCCTGCGCCCGGCTGCGCCTGCTCACCCTCGACCCCGACGGGGCACCGGCCGCCGCCCCCCGCACCGTCCCGGTCTCCCTGACCTACCGCCGGCCCGCCCCCGTCGACACGGTCGTGCACGCCGGACTGCTGTGGGACGCCACCGGCTCAGCGCCCCGCGCCGATGTGGACATCCTCATCAGCGGCGGCCGGATCACCGCCGTGGAACCCCACCGGCGGGGCCGCCGCGCCACCCGCACCGTCGACGCCTCCACCGGCACGGTCCTGCCGGGCCTGTGGGACTCCCACATCCACCCGTACACGGACACCTACGGAGCCCGCCAGGGCGCCCTGCACCTCGCGTACGGCATCACCACCGCGGTCTCCCTCGGCGGCTCCGGCTACGAACAGGCCCGGCTGCGCGAGGACATCCGCTCCGGCCGGCTGGCCGGACCCCGCCTGCTGGCCGGCGGCGAGCTCCTCGACGGCTCCCGCGTCGCCTACAGCATGGGACGCGCCCACCGGACCCGGGAGGGCTTCGCCCGCTCCCTGGCCCGGGCCGTCGCACTGGACTGGGACTTCGTCAAGACGTACGTCCGCGCGCCCTACGCCGACATGGCCGAGGCCGCCCGCTTCGCCCACGACCGGCTGGGCGTCCCGGCCGGCTCCCACCTGTGCAGCCACGGCATCCAGGCGGGCCAGGACCTGACCACCCATCTGGTGGCCACCGAACGCGCCGAGTCCGGCCACGGAGCCACCCCGTCCGGCCACACGTACCAGGACACCGTCGAGGTGTACACGCGCGGCCGGTTCGACCTGGTCGCCACCCCCTTCACGGCCCTGCCGCTGCTCGGCGCCGACCCGGCAGCCGCCGCCGACCCCCGGGTCACGGGCCTGATGCCGCCCTGGGACGTGGCGGCCGTACGGACCGCCGCGGCCCGCCCGCCGACGGCCGAGCAGGAAGCCGCCCTCGAACGTGAGGTCGCCGTCTACCGGCGCGTCCTCGCGGACGGGGGCCGCCTCGCCCTCGGCACCGACGCCCCGCTCACCCCCGTCGGCCTCCACCTCCACCTGTCCCTGCGCGCGCTGCACCGGTACGGGATGACACCGGCCGAGGCCCTCACCACCGTCACCCGCACCCCGGCCCGTGTCTTCGGCGTGGCGGACCGGCTCGGCACGGTCGAGCCAGGCAAGATCGCCGATCTCACCGTCGTCGACGGCGACCCCTTCACCGATTTCGCCGACCTGATCCGGGTACGGGCGGCCCTGCGCGGCGGAACCCTGACGGAACGCCGGGCCCCGGAACGCGCCCGCACCGCGCCCCGTCCACCCGCCGCACCCGAGGACGGCTGGGAAGGGGTCCTGCACCAGATGCTCCGCGACAGCTGCTGCACCGGCCACCCGGACGGGCCCCCGGATCCCGCTGTTCCATACCGGTGA
- a CDS encoding mycothiol transferase yields the protein MKATEVLADAFGRIREAVHDVVENLSEEELHARTGPEANSIAWLVWHLTRIQDDHIADAAGEEQLWQAAGWRERFGLPFPAAATGYGHTPQEAASVRVDSGDILLGYLDAVHDRTTAFVRGLAAADLDRVVDERWDPPVTLGVRLVSVVADDLQHAGQAAFVRGVLRSR from the coding sequence ATGAAGGCGACCGAGGTACTGGCCGACGCGTTCGGGCGCATCCGGGAGGCCGTCCACGACGTGGTCGAGAACCTCTCCGAGGAGGAACTCCACGCCCGTACCGGCCCGGAGGCCAATTCGATCGCCTGGCTGGTGTGGCACCTGACCCGGATCCAGGACGACCACATCGCCGACGCCGCCGGCGAGGAGCAGCTGTGGCAGGCCGCGGGCTGGCGGGAGCGCTTCGGCCTGCCCTTCCCCGCAGCCGCGACCGGATACGGACACACCCCGCAGGAGGCCGCCTCGGTCCGCGTGGACTCCGGCGACATCCTGCTGGGCTACCTGGACGCGGTGCACGACCGTACGACGGCCTTCGTCCGCGGGCTCGCCGCCGCCGACCTCGACCGGGTGGTCGACGAGCGCTGGGACCCGCCGGTCACCCTGGGCGTCCGGCTCGTCAGCGTGGTGGCCGACGACCTTCAGCACGCCGGGCAGGCGGCCTTCGTCCGGGGCGTGCTCCGGAGCCGCTGA
- a CDS encoding arylamine N-acetyltransferase family protein — translation MQTDHGGHWDGDALDLDAYLGRLGHTGQRTPTLEVLRALHRAHVTSIPFENVNAVLGIPLPLDLESVQDKLVRSRRGGYCYEHVTLFAAALERLGFRFTALIGRVTLGNEKILPATHALLAVQPSDDERTWLCDVGFGGGPLGPVELADGAEADFAGWRFRMERRARVLGVDEWWLHQYGADGWLDRHTFTLLPQYPIDYVVGSHFVGSHPRSPFVKRLFAQHFSADRHQLIDGLNWIQVLPDGTRSEQKLEVTDLQRVLDEEFGIELDAGVIARLPVGTDSD, via the coding sequence ATGCAGACTGACCACGGGGGACACTGGGACGGCGATGCGCTGGACCTCGACGCCTACCTCGGCCGGCTGGGACACACCGGGCAGCGGACACCGACGCTGGAGGTGCTGCGGGCCCTGCACCGGGCGCATGTGACCTCGATTCCGTTCGAGAACGTGAATGCCGTCCTCGGGATCCCGCTCCCCCTGGACCTGGAGTCCGTCCAGGACAAGCTGGTACGGTCGCGGCGCGGCGGCTACTGCTACGAGCACGTGACCCTGTTCGCGGCGGCTCTGGAGAGGCTGGGCTTCCGGTTCACCGCGCTGATCGGGCGGGTCACCCTCGGGAACGAGAAGATCCTGCCGGCCACCCATGCACTGCTGGCCGTGCAGCCGTCCGACGACGAGCGGACCTGGCTGTGCGACGTCGGATTCGGCGGTGGCCCGCTGGGGCCGGTCGAGCTCGCCGACGGGGCCGAGGCGGATTTCGCGGGCTGGCGGTTCCGGATGGAGCGGCGGGCGAGGGTCCTCGGTGTCGACGAGTGGTGGCTACACCAGTACGGGGCGGACGGCTGGCTCGACCGGCACACGTTCACCCTGCTTCCGCAGTACCCCATCGACTATGTGGTCGGCAGCCATTTCGTGGGCTCGCACCCCCGGTCCCCCTTCGTCAAGCGCCTGTTCGCCCAGCACTTCAGTGCCGACCGGCACCAGCTGATCGACGGGCTGAACTGGATCCAGGTCCTGCCGGACGGCACCCGCAGCGAGCAGAAGCTCGAGGTGACGGACCTCCAGCGGGTGCTGGACGAGGAGTTCGGCATCGAGCTGGACGCCGGGGTGATCGCCCGGCTGCCGGTCGGAACCGACTCCGACTGA
- a CDS encoding aromatic ring-hydroxylating oxygenase subunit alpha, producing MTDLNHLLRELHRLAGLPLERGETLPARAYTAPEFHAREQERIFRRDWICVGRAEDLPGPGSYLRVDDLGVPLVLTRDEDGTPHALSRVCRHRFMDVLPPETTPAQGTLKRLTCPYHTWTYRLNGEFAGRLAGSPLMHRVEFDRAACRLPGHRVEVWNGFLMVNLDPDAEPLAPQLSGLDERLAPYGLGALQTAYTLRWNGVPANWKVAVENGSENYHHMGTHAATLEPLLPGRDTVIDTCDGRWFTMYTPFAAGAVAAGAESPPDPAALIPGTAGAAGEAGMLIAGVFPHLVMAVVPDSVTVLRWLPTGPDRHDAVATVLTTAAARERPGFEAWAEESRSSLELIQGEDLVAVRGVQRGLATDPAPSGGRFSHLERPLWQFQRYLDRRLNGPGPAGT from the coding sequence ATGACGGACCTGAACCACCTGCTGCGAGAACTGCACCGGCTTGCCGGGCTCCCGCTGGAGCGGGGCGAAACGCTGCCGGCCCGGGCGTACACCGCGCCCGAGTTCCACGCCCGTGAACAGGAACGCATCTTCCGGCGCGACTGGATCTGCGTGGGGCGGGCCGAGGACCTGCCCGGTCCCGGCTCGTATCTCCGGGTCGACGACCTCGGAGTCCCGCTGGTCCTGACCCGCGACGAGGACGGCACCCCCCATGCCCTGTCCCGGGTCTGCCGGCACCGCTTCATGGACGTGCTGCCGCCGGAGACCACCCCGGCACAGGGCACCCTGAAGCGGCTGACCTGCCCGTACCACACCTGGACGTACCGCCTGAACGGCGAGTTCGCCGGCCGGCTCGCCGGGTCGCCGCTGATGCACCGGGTGGAGTTCGACCGGGCCGCGTGCCGGCTGCCCGGCCACCGGGTGGAGGTCTGGAACGGCTTTCTGATGGTGAACCTCGATCCGGACGCCGAACCGCTCGCTCCGCAGCTGTCGGGGCTCGACGAGCGCCTCGCGCCCTACGGGCTCGGCGCGCTGCAGACCGCGTACACCCTGCGCTGGAACGGCGTACCCGCGAACTGGAAGGTGGCGGTGGAGAACGGCTCGGAGAACTACCACCACATGGGCACCCATGCCGCCACCCTGGAGCCGCTTCTGCCGGGCAGGGACACCGTGATCGACACGTGCGACGGCCGCTGGTTCACCATGTACACCCCGTTCGCGGCGGGTGCGGTCGCCGCGGGGGCGGAGTCCCCGCCCGACCCGGCCGCGCTGATTCCCGGCACGGCCGGGGCAGCCGGGGAGGCGGGCATGCTCATCGCGGGGGTGTTCCCGCACCTGGTCATGGCCGTGGTGCCGGACAGTGTGACGGTGCTGCGCTGGCTGCCCACCGGACCGGACCGGCATGATGCCGTCGCCACCGTCCTCACCACGGCCGCCGCCCGTGAACGGCCCGGTTTCGAGGCCTGGGCCGAGGAATCGCGCAGCTCCCTGGAGCTGATCCAGGGCGAGGACCTGGTGGCCGTCCGCGGTGTCCAGCGCGGCCTGGCCACCGACCCGGCTCCGTCCGGGGGCCGCTTCTCCCACCTGGAGCGTCCGCTGTGGCAGTTCCAGCGCTACCTCGACCGCCGCCTGAACGGCCCCGGCCCTGCGGGCACGTGA